A region from the Acyrthosiphon pisum isolate AL4f chromosome A1, pea_aphid_22Mar2018_4r6ur, whole genome shotgun sequence genome encodes:
- the LOC100575324 gene encoding prolyl endopeptidase FAP isoform X3, with amino-acid sequence MDDRFLQDELVVITPNERNWRGILIALLVIVAVLGLIVFFIVLLSPPYKGPRNLGSKFTVDQIAGDTFKAPSFNGSWISSVELVVRDAQGGVSVYNVETNKHRVLLTSSSFKRVNANEFQTSSDQNYVLLVSDEKKIYTNTREAKYHVFEVSTQNGVPLMIVSKTVDDGEQIYIQKAQWSPTGSGLVFVHKNDLYYKIHGNRHSRVVRITNTGSPTVFNGIPDWLYQEEIFKSDKAFWFSPSGRYLAYVTFDDSMVGEYKYPVYNTRFQYPYYQSLRYPKAGTPNPTVTVWLRDLKNDSLSNGTLLQKPQALHMESEPYLMHVKWANEKRIGVVWMNRKQTTMVISVCSEPNWECQDSYVEKIADGKGWLENTQVEFNEEGTSYLAILPVLDGPRGTFPHICLVDISTKIVLPLTSGSFCVVRIVQWDQANKIIYFEAIPEGKPSQRHLYKVPDNVNSTVGWECMTCPPSGPQKNTSKMDISTSSDISDSFRLSLKGLETSKLPQDSWPVRTNSCLYVRSHFCRYPNSKYYVLECLGPLVPKVILMNLQINQKVMILNNYTALATKYSAMAKPNIQIMQVEVESGFIAQTKLMLPPAFKEYDETAFPFILYIKGKPGTQSVTEEWSVDWATYLCSNKNIIIAIIDGRGTLGQGDRSRTSIYYKMGITDIQDQLSVLLYLKDTMKFIDKDRIGIWGKGYGGYATGMILAKQPEVFRCGIATSPITNWAHFDSAWTEKLMGTPNVTDNYRGYEDSDLSKKAITLDKKLLMLIHGSADETVHYQHSMMLIRALTEKGILFRHQTYPDEGHTFDGSTKHLLHAMEHFWDECFGPLDFDDWDESLNFFAFTQ; translated from the exons GCGTGGAGTTGGTGGTTCGAGACGCACAAGGTGGCGTCAGCGTATACAATGTCGAAACAAATAAACACAGGGTACTACTCACGAGTTCGTCTTTT AAACGAGTGAATGCTAATGAATTTCAAACGTCTAGCGATCAAAACTACGTGCTCCTGGTGTCGGACGAGAAAAAA atttacacGAACACGCGGGAGGCCAAGTATCACGTTTTCGAAGTGTCGACCCA AAACGGCGTACCGCTCATGATCGTCTCCAAAACGGTTGACGATGGCGAGCAGATTTACATACAGAAAGCGCAATGGTCGCCGACGGGCAGTGGGCTGGTGTTCGTGCACAAGAACGATTTGTACTACAAGATCCACGGTAACCGGCACAGCAGAGTGGTCAGGATCACGAACACGGGTTCGCCGACCGTGTTCAATGGCATACCGGATTGGCTGTACCAGG aaGAAATTTTTAAATCCGATAAAGCGTTTTGGTTTTCGCCATCCGGTCGGTACTTAGCGTACGTCACTTTTGACGATTCAATGGTCGGCGAATACAAGTATCCGGTATACAACACTAGATTCCAGTATCCGTATTATCAGTCACTACGATATCCaaag GCGGGAACGCCAAATCCAACAGTGACTGTCTGGTTGAGAGACTTGAAAAACGATAGTTTATCAAACGGCACACTATTACAAAAACCACAAGCCTTACATATGGAAAG tgaACCCTATTTGATGCATGTCAAGTGGGCAAATGAAAAACGTATTGGAGTAGTTTGGATGAATAGAAAACAGACGACAATGGTCATATCTGTATGTTCTGAGCCAAACTGGGAGTGTCAAGAC TCTTACGTGGAGAAAATCGCTGATGGAAAGGGGTGGCTGGAAAACACCCAAGTGGAGTTCAACGAGGAGGGCACTAGCTACTTGGCGATATTACCGGTACTTGATGGTCCACGTGGCACGTTCCCACACATTTGCCTGGTGGACATATCCACAAAAATCGTACTCCCGCTGACGAGTGGAAGCTTTTGCGTCGTCCGAATCGTCCAGTGGGATCAGGCGAACaagataat atACTTTGAAGCGATACCGGAGGGGAAACCATCGCAAAGGCATTTATACAAAGTACCCGATAACGTAAACAGCACGGTGGGCTGGGAATGTATGACTTGCCCTCCGAGCGGACCGCAAAAGAATACTTCCAAAATGGACATTTCCACGAGTTCTGATATCAG cGACTCGTTCCGGTTGAGTCTTAAGGGATTGGAGACGTCGAAACTTCCACAAGACTCGTGGCCAGTGAGGACAAACTCATGTCTATATGTCCGATCTCATTTTTGTCGGTACCCGAATTCCAAATACTACGTTTTAGAATGTTTAG gTCCCCTAGTTCCAAAAGTGATATTGATGAACCTGCAGATAAATCAAAAAGTAATGATATTGAACAATTATACTGCACTGGCAACTAAATATTCTGCAATGGCTAAACCTAACATACAAATAATGCAG GTGGAGGTGGAGAGCGGATTTATAGCTCAAACCAAATTGATGCTGCCTCCCGCGTTTAAAGAATACGACGAAACCGCGTTTCCGTTCATTTTATACAT AAAAGGCAAGCCTGGCACTCAGTCAGTGACCGAAGAGTGGTCTGTAGATTGGGCCACGTACTTATGCAGCAACAAAAACATTATCATTGCTATCATCGATGGGCGTGGAACACTGGGCCAGGGTGACAGGTCAAGAACatcaatttactataaaatgGGAATCACGGACATCCAGGACCAGCTTTCGGTTTTGTT GTATCTCAAGGATACGATGAAGTTCATAGACAAAGATCGTATTGGCATTTGGGGAAAAGGATACGGCGGATACGCCACAGGAATGATATTGGCCAAACAACCGGAAGTATTTCGATGTGGAATTGCCACGTCACCGATTACGAATTGGGCGCATTtcg ATTCAGCTTGGACTGAAAAGTTGATGGGCACCCCAAATGTGACAGACAATTACCGTGGATACGAAGACTCGGATTTAAGCAAAAAAGCAATTACATTggataaaaaactattaatgttaATCCATGGCAGTGCAGATGAAACGGTCCATTATCAGCATAGCATGATGCTGATTAGAGCATTAACAGAAAAGGGGATATTATTTAGACACCAA acgTATCCGGACGAAGGCCACACTTTCGACGGATCAACTAAACATTTATTGCATGCTATGGAACATTTTTGGGACGAATGTTTCGGTCCATTAGATTTTGACGACTGGGACGAGAGCCTAAACTTTTTTGCATTCAcgcaataa